TTCGCCAGCGCGTAGCCGGTGCTCGTGGTCGTCGTGAGATAGGTTTCGCAGCCGTCGCGCTTGAGTCCTTCGAGCAGCGGCCCGATCGCGAGCATCTCGCCGACACTCACCGCCTGGAGCCACACGCGCTGGCGCGTGCTCTTCGGCGACAGCTCGGGCACCTCGCCGAAGCGTCCGCCGAAGCCATCCGCGTAGCCGCCGCGCTTCCGCATCCGCCAAAGATAATACGGCGAGGCGAGGAGCAGAGCCGGCAGAAAGAGAATGCGGTAAAGCCAGATCAAGAGGCGCCCCTTTGGTTAAACACAGAGGCCGCAGAGTTCACAGAGGAATTCCTGGGCGGCCCTTGGTTTCCTCTGCGATCTCCGTGTTGAGACATTCCGCTTACCGTCCCAACACCCAGCTGAAGATCAGCGGCGCGACGATCGTGGCGTCGGATTCGACGATGAACTTCGGGGTCTTCTCGCCGAGTTTGCCCCAGGTGATCTTCTCGTTCGGCACGGCGCCGGAGTAGCTGCCGTAGCTCGTGGTCGAGTCGCTGATCTGCGCGAAGTAGCCCCACAGCGGCACGCCGGTGCGGCCGAGATCCTGGTGCAGCATCGGCACGACGCAGATCGGGAAGTCGCCCGCGATGCCGCCGCCGATTTGGAAAAAACCGATCGAGCCCTCGCCGTTGCGCAGGAGCTTCGAGGTCTTCGTATACCACTCGGCGAGCCACACCATGTATTCGATGCCGGTGCGGACAGTGTGGACGTTCTTGATTTCGCCGGTGACGCAGCGACCGGCATACATGTTGCCGAGCGTGGCGTCTTCCCAGCCGGGGACGATGATCGGGAGGTTCTTCTCGCAGGCCGCGAGCATCCACGAGTTCTTCGGGTCGATTTGGTAGCTCTTCTTGAGCTTCCCCGACCGGAGAATTTTATACATGAACTCGTGCGGGAAAAACCGCTGCCCGCTCTGGTCGGCGGCGACCCATTCCTCGGCGACGGCGGCCTCGATGCGGCGCATCGCCTCGCCTTCGGGGATGCAGGTGTCGGTGACGCGGTTCATGTGCCGGTCGAGCAGCGCCTGCTCGTCGGCCGCGGTAAGGTGACGGTAATGCGGCACGCGCTCGTAGTAGTCGTGCGCGACGAGGTTGAAGATGTCCTCCTCGAGATTCGCGCCGGTGCAAACGATGGCGTGGACCTTGTCGCGACGGATCATCTCGGCGAGCGTGATGCCGAGCTCGGCGGTGGACATGGCGCCGGCCAGCGTGACGAGCATCTTGCCGCCGGCCGCGAGGTGCGCCTCGTAGCCCTTCGCCGCATCGAGCAAGGCGGCGGCGTTGAAGTGGCGGTAGTTTTGCGCGATGAATTTCGAGACCGGTCCCTTCTTCTTCGCGAGGGCCGCGTTGATGTCCTCGGGACGTTTCGTCTGGCGTTTGGCTTTGGTCATTTTGCCGAGTAGAAAGCCGGTGCGCGACCGGGTCACGAAAAATCTCTCCCCGCTGGCCGACGCGACGCGGCCGCGCCAGTCGGAAATCTCCCCCGAATTGCCTATGGCCGCACACTTGCCACCGCCCGGCTCCTCGGCGATGGTGCCGGCATGTTGTCCCGCATCGCCTTCCTCCTGTGCCTGGCGATCGCGCCGCTCGTCGCGGCGCCGATCACTTCGCAACTCCCCCACGAGACGTCCGACCTGCCCGTCGATTCGACGGTGAAATGGGGCCGCCTCGACAACGGCATCCGCTACGCGATCATGCCGAATCACGAGCCGAAAGGCCGCGCCAGTCTCCGCTTCGTCGTTCGCGCCGGCTCGCTCAACGAGACCGACGATCAGCGCGGCCTCGCGCACTTCCTCGAGCACATGGCCTTCAACGGCTCGAAGCACTACGCGCCCGGCACACTCATCGAGTTTTTCCAGCGCCTCGGCATGAGCTTCGGCGGCGACACGAACGCCTTCACCAGCTTCGACCGCACCGTCTACATGCTCGAGCTGCCCGACACCCATGCGGAGACCGTCGACAAGGCCTTCACGCTCTTCGCCGACTACGCCGGCGGCCTGTTGCTCCTCGACGACGAAATCAACAAGGAGCGCGGCATCATCCTCAGCGAAAAGCGTGCGCGCGACTCCATCGAGTTCCGCCAGTTCATCGGCGAATTCGAATTCCTCCTCCCCGACGCGCGCTTCATCCAGCGCATCCCCATCGGCAGCGAAGAGGTCATCACGAAGGCCCCGCGCGAGCGCTTCGTGAATTTCTACGACACCTGGTATCGCCCGGATCTCATCAGCGTCATCGCCGTCGGCGATTTCGATCCGGCCGCCATCGAAGCGGTCCTGAAGGAAAAACTCGCACCCATCGCCCCTCGCGCCCCCGCCGCGCTCCAGCCCTCGTTCGGCCACGTCAGCGCCGTCAACGGCGTCGTGGCCAAGCTCCTCTCCGAACCCGAAGCCGGCGCCGTGCAAGTGTCGATCCAGACCGTCACGCCCTACAGCTACGAGCCCGACACCGCCGCCAATCGCCTCAAATACCTCCCGCGCCAGCTCGCCCTGCGCATGCTCAACCGCCGCTTCTCCATCCTCGCCAAGCAGGAAGGCGCGCCGTTCCTCAGCGGCCAGGTCGGCGCGACGGAGCAATTCGATTTCTTCCGCAACGCCTCCGTCGAACTCACCTGCAAGCCCGAGCAATGGCGCGCCGCGCTCGGCGTCGGCGAACAGGAACTGCGCCGCGCCCTCGAATTCGGCTTCCAGGCGCCCGAGCTGAAGGAGGCCGTCGCCGCCACCCGCAACGCCCTCGAACAAGCCGTCCGCTCCGCCTCCACGCGCCGCTCCGAGGGCCTCTCCATGCAGCTCGTCGATTCTCTCGTCGACCAAAACGTCTTCACCCATCCGAAGACCGAGCTCGAACTCCTCGCCCCCGCGCTGGACAAGATCACCGTCGCCGACTGCCTCGCCGCCCTCCGCGCCGCCTTCGCCGAGCAGACCGGCCGCCGCCTCTGGATCACTGGCAACCTCACGCTCGACCAGGCCGAGACCCAGATCGTCGCCGCCTATGAAGCCAGCCGCGCCATCGCGGTGAAGCCGCCCGCCAAGATCGAGGAACTGTCTTTCGCCTACACCAACTTCGGCACGCCCGGCACCGTGAAGCACGAGCAGAAAGTCGACGACCTCGGCACCACGCTCCTCGAATTCGCCAACGGCGTCCGCGTCAACCTCAAGCCCACCGACTTCGAGGCCAGCCGCGTCCGCATCAGCCTCCGCATCGGCGGCGGCCGCCTCACCGAGCCGGCCGACCAGCCCGGCCTCGCATTCCTCTCGAGCAACACCTTCCTGCTCGGCGGCCTCGGCAAACACGGCATCGACGACCTCCAGCGCATCCTCGCCGGCAAGACCGTCGGCCAGAACTTCGCCATCAACGGCGACGCGTTTATCTTCAACGCCTCCACCAACAAGACCGACCTCACACTCCAGTTGCAGCTCCTCGCCGCCTATCTCACCGACCCCGGCTTCCGTCCCGAGTCGATGCGTGTGTTCGCCAAACGCTTGGACGAATTCTACACCCGCCTCGGCAACACCGTCGAAGGCCCGCTCCAAACCGACGTCCCGCGCCTCCTCGCCAACGGCGACAAGCGCTTCGGCGTCCCGCCCAAGGAAGTCGCCATGGCCCGCACGCTCGCCGAGTCGAAGGCGTGGCTCACTTCCCAATTCGCCCGCGGCGCCATCGAGATCGCCATCGTCGGCGACTTCGACGCCCCAGCCGCCACCGCCGCCGTCGCCGCCACCTTCGGCGCCCTGCCCCCGCGCGAAGCCAAGCCCGCCTACGACGCCGAGCGCCAAGTCAGCTTCGGCCAACCCACCGCGCAGCAGTTCTTCGTCGTGACCGAAATTCCCAAGGGTGTGGTGCAGATCTTCTGGCCCGCCACCGACGGCCGCGAAGCCCACCTCTCGCGCCGCCTCAGCATGCTCGCCTCCGTGCTCAACGACCGCCTCCGCGTGAAAATCCGCGAGGAAATGGGCGACACCTATTCGCCCGACGCCGGCGCCAGCCTCAGCGACACCTACAAAGGCTACGGCCACCTCGTCGCCCAAGCCACCGTCGCCCCCGACAAAGCCCGCGCCGTCGCCGACGCCATGAAAGCCGCCGCCGCCAGCCTCTTCGAGAAAGGCGTCACAGAAGAGGAACTCGTCCGCGCCAAGCAGCCGATCCTCACCGGCGTCCGCCAATCGCTCCGCACCAACCCCTACTGGCTCGGAAGCGTCCTCTCCTCCGCGCAGGAAACCCCCGAGCGCCTCAGCTGGGCGCGCGACCGACTCCCCGACACCGAGTCGATCACCGCCGCCGAGCTCACGAAACTCGCCCACCTCTACCTCGACCCGGCCAAGGCCAGCGAATTCATCTCCCTCCCCGAGCCGAAGAAGGCGAACTGAGCGCGCGCATCATCCCAGTTCCGAAAAATTCAAATCCGCGGCTGCCCCCAGCCGCGGATTTTCTTTTGCCCTGCCGCATCTCGCTCCCCGGTCTGACCATGCCGCAGCCGGTTGCCACGAAACCCAACCCGCGAAACCGCAACCAACGCTCGCCGCTTAAGACGAACGCTCCGGCGATTCCGGCGCCATGAAGCGCTCCAGCTTCAAATTCAGCAGCGGCACCAGCGCCAGCAGTCCGAGACACGTCAGCCCCAGCACCGCGTAGCCCGCCGTGTCGTGCACCGTGCCGTTGATCGCCTCCGGCCCGTAGGCGTAGGCCCAGCCCGTGAGGAACAGGCTCCGCACGAGGTTCATCACGAACGCGAACCCCATCGCCGCGACCACGAGAAAAACTTTCTTCCACAACCGGTCGAAAAACATCGCTCCGAGAAACGACCCCGCGAACAGGCACGCCGTCAGCGACCGGATGCCCGAGCACGCCTCCGCGACGCCCACCGGTCCCTTCGGCAACATCAGCACGTTGCCCTGCTGCTCCACCGGATAACCGAGCACGTCGAACACGAACGCCACCACCGTCACCACCTTGCGCAGCAGAAACAGGCTGATCTGCGACTCCACCGCCGACACCAGCGGCGCCGAGATCAGCCACACGCAGACCGGAAAGATGAACAGCGCCGCCACCCGGAACCGCGGCTCGGCAAAAATCGCGCCCGCGCCACGCGCCGACTCAACCGCAGCAACCCCGGTGGCTCCCGTCGGCACATTGAAAAACAACAGCGCCAGCACCACCGCCACCATGCCGCTCGTCAGCGCGAACGTCCCGGGCTGCGACGTGCCCGCGCCCGCCCGATAAAACGCACCGAGCAGGAAAAACAGCGCCCCGCTCACCAAGCCGAGCGTCGCCGCGACATTCAGCACCCAACGCACCCAACCCGCCGCCGGCCCGGCACGCTCCGCCTCCGCGATCCGCCCCGCGATCTGCGGCCAGCGATCGTAGACCGCATAGACCGTGAACAGCGGCACCAGCCAGCCGAACGAGTAATCCTCCTTCACCCGCCACCAATGCGACTGATCCCACGCCACGAACGCCACGAACCCACCCGCCAAACCCAACGCGGCGAGGAACTGCGCCGGCACCCGCGCGGGCGCAGGGACACTCGACGGTTTAGCGGGACTCGGGACGGCTTCCATGCGTGACGCGCGCCATCGAACGGTCGTGCGCGCCACTGAGCAATGTCAAAGCGGCCAGCGCCCCGACCAATGCCCACGCCATGTCCGACTGCGTGTCCCACACATAACCCTGCGTCCCGAGAAAATCCTCCGCCGCCGCGCCGCTCGCCACTGCCGTCCACCACTCGATCAGCTCGTAGAACGCGCTGAATCCCAGGCAAACCGCCACGACGAGAAATGCCGTCCACCGACTCGGTCGCCCATCGCCACGATTCCCCAGCGGCGATGTCCGCAACAATATCTCCCGCGCCAGCACCGCCGGCACGAAACCCTGCGCAAAATGCCCCAGCTTGTCGTAGTTGTTCCGCGTCCAGCCGAACCACTGCATCCACCACTCCCCCATCGGCACCCGCGCATAGGTGTAGTGGCCACCGACGATCAGCACCACGCAATGCAGCCACACCAGCACGAGCAACAGCGTCGAGAGCGGAAACCGCCGCCGCACCGCCACGATCAACGGCACGCCGATCAGCACCGGCACGACCTCGAGAAACCACGTGAAAAAATCATGCGGCCGCACCGCCGACCAGCCGAGCACCGGCAGCAGCAACACGAGAAACACCGTCAGTCGCCGATCCATCATTTCACCCTCCATTCGAATTGTGCGCGCACGCCGCCAGCTTGCGCACCCACGCCTGATCTACAAGTCGACAGGTAGCCCGCGACCTCCGGGCGCGGGTCCGCAGCACGCACGCCTCGCCGCCGAGCATCCGCCCTCATCCCCGCAACGCGCTTACGAACTCCACCGCCTGCCGCACGATCTCCGGCGTCGCCAATATCCGATAATGCCCGCGCCCCGGCACCGCCACCATCCGCGCGTCGCGCCATATCCCTACGAATTCCTCCGCCGCCGCGAAACTCGCGTCCTCATCCGCCGGGTCGTGGAAAACCAACAGCGCACACGGCGCCTGCCGCGCGACGACGCGCATGTCCACCTCCGCGCAACGCGACTTCGTCCGCCGCTCCACCGCCGCGACGAACCGCTCGCGCAACCCGTCTGCGAGCTGCATACGCGCCGCCACGCGCTCCAACCGCTCCAGTTGGCTCTGCGGCGGCGCCAGCAAGACGAGTCCGCGCGGCGTCGTGCCGAGCATCGCGCTCATCGCCGCTCCCGCCGCGCCCATCGAGTGCCCGAGCAGCGCGAAAAACTTCCCCGCCTCGCGCTCGATCTCCACGAGCGTCCGCGCGACCAGCGGCACGTGTGCCTCGTCGCCCGGCGAGTCGCCGTGCCCCGGCAAATCCAGTGCCAGCACGCGAAACCCCGCCGCCGCCAGCGGCGCCGCGAACGCCCCGAGCTGCGCCCCGTGCCCTTCCCAGCCGTGCACCAACCCGACCAGCGGCGCGTCCGCCGCGCCCCATTCCCACGCCGCCAACTCACCACAGCTCGTGCGCAACGTCCGTCGCTGCGCCGTTTCGAGATAGCCCAGTTCGCGCGGCATCCGCCGCGCCCCGCGCATCGGCCGCACGAAGATCGCCGCCGCCAATTCCGCCAGCGCCGTCTCGTCGAGCAGCCCCGACGGAATCGGCACGCCGCGTTTCGCCGCCGCTTTGAGCAGGATTTCGGACATCCCGCCAACACACCGCGCGCCGCGCGATTGTCCAGCGCGCAAGCCCGGGCCGCCCGGCCAATCGGCGCTTTGACAACCCCGCGCGCGTCGCCCACCGTCGCCCCGAAATGCAACACCTGCACGCCTACTGGCGCATGGAGTATATCGAGACGCCGCGCCTGCCCGACACCGGCGACATCTTCACGGCGTTGCCCGCGCTGGGCGACGACGCGCAGGCGCTCATCGTCCATCGCAGCGCGCTGAGTTACCTCGTGCTGAACCGCTTTCCCTACAACGCCGGCCACCTGCTCGCCGTCCCGTTCCGCGCCGCCACCGACCTCACCGAGCTCACCGCCGCCGAACGCGCCGACCTGATGGACGAAATCGTTTTCGCCAAGGAACTCCTCCAGGCCGCGCTCAACCCGCAGGCGTTCAACATCGGCTTCAACCTCGGCTCCGCCTCCGGCGGCTCCATCCCGCACCTCCACGCGCACATCGTGCCGCGCTGGGCCGGCGACACCAACTTCATGCCCGTGATCAGCGAGACGCGCGTCCTCCCGCAATCCCTCGAAGCCATGTATCGCCGCCTCACCGACACCCTCCCGAAAATCCCCGCGCGCGTCTAGCCGCTCTCGCTCGCAGCACCTCGCTCCCGGCTCCCAGCTCCATTCTCCTTGCTCCCCGCTTTTCCGTGCCCGCCTCGAAAACCGTCCAGTTCCCCAACGCCCGCCACCTCGCGCAGCTCTACTGCAACGACGAGAAAAACCTGACGTTCGCCGAACAAAAGCTCGGCGTCCGTTTCGTCACCCGCGACGACTGGCTGAAGATCGACGGCCCCGAAGCCGCCGTCGCGCGCGCCGAGGAATTCTTCGCGCGCCTCAACGAAGGCCGCACCCAAGGCATGGCGATGCGCTCCGCCGATTTCCGCCGCCTCCTCGAAACCTTCGTCGCCGACGGCGGCCCCGAACGCCTGCGCGCCCTTTTTTCCGAGCCGCTCCAAATCGGCACCGCCAAGAAAACCATCGTCCCGAAAACGATCGGCCAAAAGCTCTACCTCCAGGCGATCCAGAAAAACCCCGTCGTCTTCGGCATCGGCCCCGCCGGCACCGGCAAGACCTACCTCGCCATGGCCGCCGCGATCACCGCCCTGATGAAAAAC
This window of the Candidatus Didemnitutus sp. genome carries:
- a CDS encoding alpha/beta hydrolase; the protein is MSEILLKAAAKRGVPIPSGLLDETALAELAAAIFVRPMRGARRMPRELGYLETAQRRTLRTSCGELAAWEWGAADAPLVGLVHGWEGHGAQLGAFAAPLAAAGFRVLALDLPGHGDSPGDEAHVPLVARTLVEIEREAGKFFALLGHSMGAAGAAMSAMLGTTPRGLVLLAPPQSQLERLERVAARMQLADGLRERFVAAVERRTKSRCAEVDMRVVARQAPCALLVFHDPADEDASFAAAEEFVGIWRDARMVAVPGRGHYRILATPEIVRQAVEFVSALRG
- a CDS encoding insulinase family protein, whose product is MLSRIAFLLCLAIAPLVAAPITSQLPHETSDLPVDSTVKWGRLDNGIRYAIMPNHEPKGRASLRFVVRAGSLNETDDQRGLAHFLEHMAFNGSKHYAPGTLIEFFQRLGMSFGGDTNAFTSFDRTVYMLELPDTHAETVDKAFTLFADYAGGLLLLDDEINKERGIILSEKRARDSIEFRQFIGEFEFLLPDARFIQRIPIGSEEVITKAPRERFVNFYDTWYRPDLISVIAVGDFDPAAIEAVLKEKLAPIAPRAPAALQPSFGHVSAVNGVVAKLLSEPEAGAVQVSIQTVTPYSYEPDTAANRLKYLPRQLALRMLNRRFSILAKQEGAPFLSGQVGATEQFDFFRNASVELTCKPEQWRAALGVGEQELRRALEFGFQAPELKEAVAATRNALEQAVRSASTRRSEGLSMQLVDSLVDQNVFTHPKTELELLAPALDKITVADCLAALRAAFAEQTGRRLWITGNLTLDQAETQIVAAYEASRAIAVKPPAKIEELSFAYTNFGTPGTVKHEQKVDDLGTTLLEFANGVRVNLKPTDFEASRVRISLRIGGGRLTEPADQPGLAFLSSNTFLLGGLGKHGIDDLQRILAGKTVGQNFAINGDAFIFNASTNKTDLTLQLQLLAAYLTDPGFRPESMRVFAKRLDEFYTRLGNTVEGPLQTDVPRLLANGDKRFGVPPKEVAMARTLAESKAWLTSQFARGAIEIAIVGDFDAPAATAAVAATFGALPPREAKPAYDAERQVSFGQPTAQQFFVVTEIPKGVVQIFWPATDGREAHLSRRLSMLASVLNDRLRVKIREEMGDTYSPDAGASLSDTYKGYGHLVAQATVAPDKARAVADAMKAAAASLFEKGVTEEELVRAKQPILTGVRQSLRTNPYWLGSVLSSAQETPERLSWARDRLPDTESITAAELTKLAHLYLDPAKASEFISLPEPKKAN
- a CDS encoding deoxyhypusine synthase family protein, whose amino-acid sequence is MTKAKRQTKRPEDINAALAKKKGPVSKFIAQNYRHFNAAALLDAAKGYEAHLAAGGKMLVTLAGAMSTAELGITLAEMIRRDKVHAIVCTGANLEEDIFNLVAHDYYERVPHYRHLTAADEQALLDRHMNRVTDTCIPEGEAMRRIEAAVAEEWVAADQSGQRFFPHEFMYKILRSGKLKKSYQIDPKNSWMLAACEKNLPIIVPGWEDATLGNMYAGRCVTGEIKNVHTVRTGIEYMVWLAEWYTKTSKLLRNGEGSIGFFQIGGGIAGDFPICVVPMLHQDLGRTGVPLWGYFAQISDSTTSYGSYSGAVPNEKITWGKLGEKTPKFIVESDATIVAPLIFSWVLGR
- a CDS encoding HIT domain-containing protein translates to MQHLHAYWRMEYIETPRLPDTGDIFTALPALGDDAQALIVHRSALSYLVLNRFPYNAGHLLAVPFRAATDLTELTAAERADLMDEIVFAKELLQAALNPQAFNIGFNLGSASGGSIPHLHAHIVPRWAGDTNFMPVISETRVLPQSLEAMYRRLTDTLPKIPARV
- a CDS encoding exosortase/archaeosortase family protein, giving the protein MEAVPSPAKPSSVPAPARVPAQFLAALGLAGGFVAFVAWDQSHWWRVKEDYSFGWLVPLFTVYAVYDRWPQIAGRIAEAERAGPAAGWVRWVLNVAATLGLVSGALFFLLGAFYRAGAGTSQPGTFALTSGMVAVVLALLFFNVPTGATGVAAVESARGAGAIFAEPRFRVAALFIFPVCVWLISAPLVSAVESQISLFLLRKVVTVVAFVFDVLGYPVEQQGNVLMLPKGPVGVAEACSGIRSLTACLFAGSFLGAMFFDRLWKKVFLVVAAMGFAFVMNLVRSLFLTGWAYAYGPEAINGTVHDTAGYAVLGLTCLGLLALVPLLNLKLERFMAPESPERSS
- a CDS encoding DUF2238 domain-containing protein; translation: MDRRLTVFLVLLLPVLGWSAVRPHDFFTWFLEVVPVLIGVPLIVAVRRRFPLSTLLLVLVWLHCVVLIVGGHYTYARVPMGEWWMQWFGWTRNNYDKLGHFAQGFVPAVLAREILLRTSPLGNRGDGRPSRWTAFLVVAVCLGFSAFYELIEWWTAVASGAAAEDFLGTQGYVWDTQSDMAWALVGALAALTLLSGAHDRSMARVTHGSRPESR